One Kribbella sp. NBC_00662 genomic region harbors:
- a CDS encoding PRC-barrel domain-containing protein, with protein MSTFEPWSYREDVGYTQGTNIVGYKIAATDGDIGKIDKATNDVGAASIVVDTGPWILGRKVLLPAGVVQRIDHDDEKVYVDRTKDQIKDAPEYDPDASDYDDRDYRDRLGNYYGDYYKRGM; from the coding sequence ATGAGCACATTCGAGCCGTGGAGTTACCGCGAGGATGTCGGCTACACCCAGGGCACGAACATCGTCGGGTACAAGATCGCGGCCACCGATGGCGACATCGGCAAGATCGACAAGGCGACGAACGACGTCGGCGCCGCGTCGATCGTGGTCGACACCGGTCCGTGGATCCTCGGCCGCAAGGTCCTGCTGCCCGCCGGCGTCGTCCAGCGGATCGACCACGACGACGAGAAGGTGTACGTCGACCGCACGAAGGACCAGATCAAGGACGCCCCGGAGTACGACCCCGATGCGTCCGACTACGACGACCGCGACTACCGCGACCGCCTGGGCAACTACTACGGCGACTACTACAAACGCGGCATGTAG
- a CDS encoding LacI family DNA-binding transcriptional regulator: MSPRRVTMADVARAAGVSRTTASLVMSGRARELRISEDVEQRVMQAAATLHYRTNMVSVSLRTGSTRTIAFISDTVATTQLAGDLIKGALEAARERGVMLFIGETEGDAELEQLLLEAMHDRQVDGLILTSMFTRAITLPGNLAGTPAVLLNALSREPTHLPSIVPDEDKAGRTAARVLLDAGYRDGIYLIGGGPDLHDGPPDSVAAVERLVGIRAELGTAGLSLAGARACPDWQPEYGFAATRDLLRTDRPRALICCNDRLALGAYQALEDAGLTVPGDVSVVSFDDHPLATWMRPKLTTVALPHYELGRKAVDVLFDEIAGNGPGRRPGAVHRVPMPLRRRDSVAPG, from the coding sequence GTGAGCCCTCGCCGCGTGACGATGGCAGATGTCGCCAGGGCCGCCGGCGTCTCCCGGACGACGGCCTCGCTGGTGATGTCGGGACGCGCCCGCGAGCTTCGCATCTCCGAGGATGTCGAACAGCGGGTGATGCAGGCGGCCGCCACCCTGCACTATCGGACGAACATGGTCTCGGTCAGCCTGCGGACGGGCAGCACCCGGACCATCGCCTTCATCTCCGATACCGTCGCCACCACGCAACTCGCCGGTGACTTGATCAAGGGAGCTCTCGAGGCTGCACGCGAACGCGGAGTCATGCTGTTCATCGGCGAGACCGAAGGCGATGCGGAACTCGAACAGCTCCTGCTCGAGGCGATGCATGATCGCCAGGTCGACGGACTGATCCTCACGTCGATGTTCACCAGAGCGATCACTCTGCCGGGCAACCTCGCCGGCACACCCGCGGTCCTGCTCAACGCACTGTCGCGGGAGCCGACCCACCTGCCCTCCATCGTTCCGGACGAGGACAAGGCCGGCCGTACCGCGGCACGCGTCCTGCTCGACGCCGGCTACCGCGACGGAATCTATCTGATCGGTGGCGGCCCGGACCTGCATGACGGCCCACCAGACAGTGTTGCCGCAGTGGAACGGCTGGTCGGCATCCGTGCAGAGCTCGGTACCGCGGGCCTCAGCCTGGCGGGCGCCCGCGCGTGCCCTGACTGGCAGCCGGAGTACGGCTTCGCGGCGACCCGCGATCTCCTCCGTACAGACCGGCCGCGCGCTCTGATCTGTTGCAACGACCGGCTCGCGCTGGGGGCGTACCAGGCGCTCGAAGACGCGGGGCTGACGGTGCCGGGCGACGTCTCGGTCGTGTCGTTCGACGACCACCCACTCGCCACGTGGATGCGGCCCAAGCTGACGACCGTCGCCCTGCCGCACTACGAGCTCGGCCGCAAGGCCGTCGACGTCCTGTTCGACGAGATCGCCGGGAACGGCCCCGGTCGCCGGCCGGGAGCGGTCCATCGCGTCCCGATGCCGCTCCGCCGCCGCGACTCCGTGGCGCCTGGCTAG
- a CDS encoding carbohydrate ABC transporter permease translates to MITGRREAWIGRALLIVLMAGTVLPFLSLFVTALHPAGTYPAGLDWPSHPQWGNFVSAFQSARMGKLLQSSALIVLGVVPVSILLATMAGFAIGHLRMAGHRLLLLVFVFGLTLPFEGIVTPLYLQVRDLGLLNTRWAIILPLIGLFMPFSVFWMRAHFVNMPEELSESARVDGAGTWQLFWRIHVPLARPAIASLAILLFLWTWNQFLLAIVLVDDPAKRTMAGALGAFQGQWGTDIPLLCAGSLLILAPTLLVFVIFQRQFVSALLQGSLKG, encoded by the coding sequence GTGATCACCGGGCGCCGGGAGGCCTGGATCGGGCGGGCGTTGCTGATCGTGCTGATGGCGGGCACGGTTCTGCCGTTCCTCAGCCTCTTCGTCACCGCGCTGCACCCCGCCGGCACCTATCCGGCCGGGCTGGACTGGCCGTCGCACCCGCAATGGGGCAACTTCGTCTCTGCGTTCCAGTCCGCCCGGATGGGCAAGCTCCTGCAGTCCAGCGCGCTGATCGTGCTCGGCGTCGTACCTGTGTCGATCCTCCTGGCGACGATGGCCGGTTTCGCGATCGGCCACCTGCGGATGGCCGGCCACCGCCTGCTGTTGCTCGTCTTCGTCTTCGGACTGACCCTGCCGTTCGAGGGCATCGTCACCCCGCTGTACCTCCAGGTGCGAGACCTCGGGCTGCTGAACACCCGGTGGGCGATCATCCTCCCGCTGATCGGCCTGTTCATGCCGTTCTCGGTGTTCTGGATGCGGGCCCACTTCGTCAACATGCCCGAGGAGCTGTCGGAAAGCGCGCGCGTCGACGGCGCCGGAACCTGGCAGCTGTTCTGGCGGATCCACGTACCGCTGGCCCGACCCGCCATCGCGTCTCTGGCGATCCTGTTGTTCCTATGGACCTGGAACCAGTTCCTGCTGGCGATCGTGCTCGTCGACGACCCGGCCAAACGCACGATGGCAGGGGCGTTGGGCGCGTTCCAGGGTCAGTGGGGCACCGACATCCCGCTCCTGTGCGCCGGTTCGCTGCTGATCCTGGCTCCCACACTGCTCGTGTTCGTGATCTTCCAGCGCCAGTTCGTCTCCGCGCTCCTGCAGGGCTCCCTGAAGGGCTGA
- a CDS encoding carbohydrate ABC transporter permease — protein MTQRTLTARPGRVQGRDRASAAQRRRRGGRLRTSVLIGWLFVAPALLVYAFFVLRPLVMTIQYSLYKWNGIGRSTWVGLDNYAQVFTDPDLFRSILNAFELIVFFSAVPVLLGLVIAATIRRIAASRLAMVGRTVLFLPQVIPLVAAGIAWSWLLSSTGVVNQVLRAIGLGGITRAWLGDFSTALPSVGVIGAWVLLGLCTLLLLAGMSKIDSSLYEAARLDGAGPVREFFAITVPSLRQELGVCDTVTVIAALASFDVIYISTQGGPGNATMVPGLEIYYLAFSEREVGLASALAVVLMILVLICVTPIQWLTKEDTK, from the coding sequence GTGACCCAACGCACGCTCACGGCTCGACCTGGTCGAGTCCAGGGCCGCGACCGCGCCTCCGCCGCCCAGCGGCGGAGGCGCGGTGGTCGGCTGCGTACCTCGGTGCTGATCGGATGGCTGTTCGTCGCCCCGGCTCTGCTCGTCTACGCGTTCTTCGTCCTGCGACCGCTCGTCATGACCATCCAGTACTCGCTGTACAAGTGGAACGGCATCGGCCGCTCGACCTGGGTCGGGCTGGACAACTACGCCCAGGTGTTCACGGACCCGGACCTGTTTCGCTCGATCCTCAATGCCTTCGAGCTGATCGTCTTCTTCAGCGCTGTTCCGGTGCTCCTGGGACTGGTCATCGCGGCGACGATCCGGCGAATCGCCGCCAGCCGGCTGGCGATGGTCGGCCGGACGGTCCTGTTCCTGCCCCAGGTGATCCCACTGGTTGCCGCAGGCATCGCATGGAGCTGGTTGCTGTCGTCAACCGGTGTGGTCAACCAGGTCCTTCGGGCCATCGGCCTGGGCGGCATCACGCGGGCCTGGCTGGGAGACTTCTCGACGGCGCTCCCCTCGGTCGGCGTGATCGGCGCCTGGGTTCTGCTGGGCCTGTGCACGCTGCTACTACTCGCGGGGATGAGCAAGATCGACTCCTCGCTGTACGAGGCCGCTCGGCTGGACGGCGCCGGGCCGGTGCGGGAGTTCTTCGCCATCACGGTTCCCAGCTTGCGCCAGGAGCTAGGAGTCTGCGACACGGTGACGGTCATCGCCGCGCTCGCGAGCTTCGACGTCATCTACATCTCGACCCAGGGCGGACCTGGTAACGCCACGATGGTGCCGGGACTCGAGATCTACTACCTCGCGTTCTCGGAACGCGAGGTCGGCCTCGCCTCCGCGTTGGCCGTCGTACTGATGATCCTGGTCCTGATCTGCGTCACGCCGATCCAGTGGCTCACGAAGGAGGACACCAAGTGA
- a CDS encoding ABC transporter substrate-binding protein gives MTDQVHGRLDRARLARLAATVIAATVVAAGCSAPGSNEAQEPGAGASTPTAATCGTSPVTLRGYFETGFPLAKALTTEFTKQHANVTWDIREDQFAVITQNAPRVLADDPPDLMRLPQVSELVKDDLLKNLDGYASGFGWDKWPASQLEQLRLGPGGRPRGEGSLYAMGLNFSMTGVFYNKKLAAQLGITAPPATLADLDGMLAKAKQAGITPIVQFNGGATGGLAFPLQDLMASYGPPGPINDWIFQKPDATIDTPANLQATKHLETWIKAGYFASDANATDYAKMMGRFIAGDALFMFNGDWESGNLDKQMPGNAGFFLMPPAQAGGKEAAMSAPLTYGIAARAKHADCAAFFLNWVATDAQARKITVEVGGSHPMGPADASMPTVKPGSVTAETLGAGAKVAANNSAMDFIANATGAIYAKSWTPQLQKLFAGQQSPDALLKSVQSDYTRQVGS, from the coding sequence ATGACTGATCAGGTTCACGGCCGGCTCGACCGGGCCAGGCTGGCTCGACTGGCCGCAACCGTCATAGCTGCGACCGTCGTGGCCGCCGGGTGCTCGGCGCCGGGCAGCAACGAGGCACAGGAGCCTGGCGCGGGCGCCTCGACGCCAACCGCGGCCACCTGCGGAACGAGTCCGGTGACTCTTCGCGGCTACTTCGAGACCGGATTCCCCTTGGCGAAGGCCCTCACCACAGAGTTCACCAAGCAGCATGCCAACGTCACCTGGGACATCCGTGAGGATCAGTTCGCGGTGATCACGCAGAACGCTCCGCGCGTCCTTGCCGACGATCCGCCGGACCTGATGCGGCTTCCCCAGGTCTCCGAGCTCGTCAAGGACGACCTGCTGAAGAATCTCGACGGTTACGCGTCCGGCTTCGGCTGGGACAAGTGGCCCGCGTCCCAGCTCGAGCAGTTGCGTCTCGGCCCCGGTGGCCGCCCGCGCGGCGAGGGATCGCTGTACGCGATGGGGCTGAACTTCTCCATGACCGGGGTGTTCTACAACAAGAAGCTGGCCGCTCAGCTCGGCATCACGGCGCCGCCGGCGACACTCGCCGACCTGGACGGCATGCTGGCGAAGGCCAAGCAGGCAGGTATCACACCGATCGTGCAGTTCAACGGCGGCGCCACCGGAGGGCTTGCGTTCCCGTTGCAGGACCTGATGGCGTCGTACGGGCCGCCCGGACCGATCAACGACTGGATCTTCCAGAAACCGGACGCGACCATCGACACACCGGCCAACCTGCAGGCGACGAAGCACCTTGAGACCTGGATCAAGGCCGGGTACTTCGCTTCCGACGCCAACGCGACCGACTACGCGAAGATGATGGGCCGCTTCATCGCCGGTGACGCACTCTTCATGTTCAACGGCGACTGGGAGTCCGGGAACCTCGACAAGCAGATGCCGGGCAACGCCGGCTTCTTCCTGATGCCGCCGGCCCAGGCGGGCGGCAAGGAGGCCGCGATGTCGGCGCCGCTCACCTATGGGATCGCCGCCCGGGCCAAGCACGCGGACTGCGCGGCGTTCTTCCTGAACTGGGTCGCGACCGACGCGCAGGCCCGCAAGATCACCGTCGAGGTCGGAGGATCCCATCCGATGGGCCCGGCGGACGCGTCGATGCCGACGGTGAAGCCGGGCTCCGTGACCGCGGAAACGCTGGGCGCAGGTGCCAAGGTTGCCGCGAACAACAGCGCGATGGACTTCATCGCCAACGCGACCGGCGCGATCTACGCCAAGAGTTGGACGCCGCAGCTGCAAAAGCTGTTCGCCGGCCAGCAATCCCCCGATGCGCTGCTGAAGTCGGTGCAGAGCGACTACACCCGCCAGGTCGGAAGCTGA
- a CDS encoding LacI family DNA-binding transcriptional regulator: MSARRVTLVDVANAAGVSRTTASLVLSGRGRELRISSEVQQRIRRTAEELKYRPNAVSRDLRTGTTRTIGFISDTVATSRLAGDMIKGALEAARDHGFLLFIGETEGDPGLAHDLLQAMTDRQVDGVVLAYMYTQTIAVPPLLDATRSVLLNALPESAAPVVSVIPDEVEAGRAAARILLDAGHREEIHLIGAGPGITDVPPGGVAAVERLQGMREVFGAAGVEIASGRLCAEWLPDDGLRATTALLHTNRPRALVCFNDRLAVGAYQAVEDAGLSIPSDVSVVSFDDHPVASWIRPKLTTIALPHYELGRTAVELLLGDGDQPSSRRTPVGTTVRVPMAGRHRDSVATPQSSARDGSFDGTGVEVDLVPDDGER, translated from the coding sequence GTGAGTGCCCGCAGGGTCACCCTGGTCGACGTCGCCAACGCGGCCGGAGTCTCCCGGACGACCGCATCCCTGGTGTTGTCAGGTCGCGGTCGCGAACTGCGGATCTCGAGCGAGGTTCAGCAACGAATCCGCCGGACTGCCGAGGAGCTGAAGTACCGGCCGAACGCCGTCTCGCGCGACCTGCGGACGGGCACCACACGCACGATCGGGTTCATCTCCGACACCGTCGCGACCTCGCGCCTGGCCGGCGACATGATCAAGGGCGCGCTCGAGGCCGCCCGCGACCACGGCTTCCTGCTCTTCATCGGCGAGACGGAGGGTGATCCGGGCCTCGCGCACGATCTCCTGCAGGCGATGACCGATCGGCAGGTGGACGGTGTCGTCCTTGCGTACATGTACACCCAGACGATTGCCGTACCGCCGCTCCTGGATGCGACTCGGAGCGTGCTGCTCAATGCGCTTCCCGAGTCGGCGGCACCTGTCGTCTCGGTGATTCCCGATGAAGTGGAAGCGGGACGAGCCGCCGCCCGGATCCTTCTTGATGCCGGTCACCGGGAAGAGATCCATCTGATCGGAGCCGGTCCTGGAATCACGGACGTCCCTCCCGGTGGCGTCGCGGCCGTCGAGCGACTGCAGGGGATGCGAGAGGTGTTCGGCGCGGCGGGAGTCGAGATCGCCAGTGGCCGTCTCTGCGCCGAGTGGCTGCCCGACGACGGGCTCCGCGCGACCACGGCTCTGCTCCACACCAATCGGCCGCGGGCTCTGGTCTGTTTCAACGACCGCTTGGCCGTCGGTGCCTATCAGGCGGTTGAGGACGCCGGTCTGTCGATCCCTTCCGACGTCTCGGTGGTGTCGTTCGACGATCATCCAGTCGCTTCGTGGATCCGTCCGAAGCTCACCACGATCGCCTTGCCTCACTACGAACTGGGCCGGACAGCGGTCGAGCTGCTGCTGGGCGACGGCGACCAACCAAGCTCCCGACGTACTCCCGTTGGCACGACCGTCCGCGTCCCCATGGCCGGCCGCCACCGCGACTCGGTCGCCACGCCCCAGTCGAGCGCCCGAGACGGAAGTTTCGACGGTACCGGCGTCGAGGTTGACCTGGTTCCAGACGACGGCGAGCGATAG
- a CDS encoding alpha/beta fold hydrolase, giving the protein MNEMAFRVTSNDGTTIAYDRKGSGPAVILVGGALDEGVENAPLAPALAEHFTVYNYARRGRGASGFTEPYAVEREIEDLDALIAEAGGSAHLFGASSGGALALEAAAAGSAIDTIAVWEVPYAVGDDIRQRFEEYVADTRRAFDAGRDEEVLELFMRLSGASDDNIAARKAAGKQTAHWAHSVALAPTLVHDSVFLNRYQLPADRLATVTQPVLVTTGGPITVPYMAGLPSDFFDRAADELADQLPHAQRETLEGPDHVVDPQTVGPLLLRFFSSEH; this is encoded by the coding sequence ATGAACGAGATGGCCTTTCGCGTGACATCAAACGATGGCACCACCATCGCCTACGACCGGAAGGGAAGCGGTCCGGCCGTCATTCTGGTGGGCGGAGCACTCGACGAGGGGGTGGAGAACGCTCCCTTGGCGCCGGCTCTCGCCGAGCACTTCACGGTCTACAACTATGCCCGTCGGGGACGCGGCGCGAGCGGCTTCACCGAGCCGTACGCCGTGGAGAGGGAGATCGAGGACCTGGATGCGTTGATCGCGGAGGCGGGCGGCTCGGCACACCTGTTCGGGGCGTCCTCTGGTGGCGCGCTGGCGCTGGAAGCGGCCGCGGCCGGGTCAGCCATCGACACGATCGCCGTGTGGGAGGTGCCCTACGCGGTCGGGGACGACATCCGCCAGCGATTCGAGGAGTACGTCGCGGACACCCGACGCGCCTTCGACGCCGGGCGAGACGAGGAGGTTCTCGAACTGTTCATGCGCTTGAGCGGCGCCTCCGACGACAACATCGCGGCCAGGAAAGCGGCAGGCAAGCAGACGGCGCATTGGGCGCATTCGGTCGCCCTCGCGCCCACGCTGGTCCACGACAGCGTCTTCCTCAACCGCTACCAATTGCCGGCCGATCGACTGGCAACGGTCACCCAACCGGTCCTGGTCACCACCGGAGGACCGATCACGGTCCCCTATATGGCAGGCCTGCCCTCGGACTTCTTCGACCGCGCAGCCGACGAGCTTGCAGACCAATTACCCCACGCTCAACGGGAGACCCTCGAGGGGCCGGATCACGTCGTCGACCCACAGACCGTCGGCCCGCTGTTGCTACGGTTCTTCAGCAGCGAACACTGA
- a CDS encoding DoxX family protein has protein sequence MSTIPKNNSETVAHTPGRASSIGVWILHVVLAAIIAGGGISKLAGDPVMVDMFADIGAGQWLRYLVGALEVAGGVGLLIPALAGLASLGLAALLTGAVITDQFVLEQSPWLPLALLMVAAVIARTRWSRTEAVVGTLLRR, from the coding sequence ATGAGCACCATCCCCAAGAACAACTCGGAAACCGTTGCGCACACGCCCGGGCGGGCGAGCAGCATCGGGGTCTGGATTCTGCACGTCGTGCTGGCGGCGATAATCGCCGGCGGCGGAATCTCGAAGCTCGCCGGCGACCCGGTCATGGTGGACATGTTCGCCGACATCGGGGCTGGCCAGTGGCTCCGGTACCTGGTCGGAGCGCTGGAGGTCGCGGGAGGGGTTGGACTTCTGATCCCGGCTCTGGCGGGCCTGGCCAGTCTCGGGTTGGCGGCATTGCTGACCGGTGCTGTCATCACCGATCAGTTCGTGCTCGAGCAGAGCCCTTGGCTGCCGCTCGCCCTACTCATGGTGGCGGCCGTGATCGCAAGGACGCGGTGGTCGCGCACCGAGGCCGTCGTCGGCACGCTGCTCAGGCGCTGA
- a CDS encoding ABC transporter permease: MTATSAEQGSAPVTEDALRSVLLAGERPSRPGPVRTSLTFGWRALLKIKHVPEQLVDVTMFPIMFTLMFTYLFGGALAGSTQEYLQFLLPGILVQANVMITMNTGITLNTDIQKGVFDRFRSLPVWRPSPLVGALLGDVMRYSIGSAIVITLGLVLGFRPEGGAVGVVLSVVLLLVFSFCLSWLWTMLSLILRTPNSVAGVSMMVMFPLTFVSNIFVDPKTMPGWMQAVVEVNPITHLATVVRGLMDGSVPAGEIGWVLVSSVLLVAVFGPITMVLYRNKK, translated from the coding sequence ATGACCGCCACGTCCGCGGAGCAGGGGTCGGCGCCGGTCACTGAGGACGCGCTGCGCAGCGTGCTGTTGGCCGGTGAGCGGCCGTCTCGCCCCGGCCCGGTGCGCACCTCGTTGACATTCGGCTGGCGCGCTCTGCTGAAGATCAAACACGTCCCGGAGCAGCTCGTCGACGTGACCATGTTCCCGATCATGTTCACACTGATGTTCACCTACCTGTTCGGTGGCGCGCTCGCCGGGTCGACTCAGGAGTACCTGCAGTTCCTGCTGCCCGGGATCCTGGTGCAGGCGAACGTCATGATCACCATGAACACCGGCATAACGCTGAACACCGACATCCAGAAGGGGGTGTTCGACAGGTTCAGGTCACTTCCGGTGTGGCGACCGTCGCCGCTGGTCGGCGCCCTGCTCGGCGATGTGATGCGCTACTCGATCGGGTCGGCGATCGTGATCACGCTCGGCCTGGTCCTAGGGTTCCGGCCGGAGGGTGGCGCCGTCGGCGTGGTGCTCTCGGTGGTGCTGCTGCTGGTGTTCTCGTTCTGCCTGTCGTGGCTGTGGACGATGCTCAGCCTGATCCTGCGCACGCCGAACTCGGTGGCGGGGGTCAGCATGATGGTGATGTTCCCGCTGACGTTCGTGAGCAACATCTTCGTGGACCCGAAGACGATGCCCGGGTGGATGCAGGCGGTCGTCGAGGTCAACCCGATCACCCACCTGGCGACCGTGGTACGCGGCCTGATGGACGGCTCGGTGCCTGCCGGGGAAATCGGCTGGGTGCTCGTCTCGTCCGTACTTCTCGTCGCGGTCTTCGGTCCCATCACCATGGTCCTCTACCGCAACAAGAAGTAG
- a CDS encoding ATP-binding cassette domain-containing protein: MGKLAIETRGLKKSFGTTHAVAGVDLAVSAGGVYGVLGPNGAGKTTTIRMLATLLRPDAGEAQVLGYDVVRDARAVRSRVGLTGQFASVDEDLTGVENLLLLARLLGYSRRRGRERAADLLDAFGLAEAADRQVKKYSGGMRRRIDIAASLVVTPELIFLDEPTTGLDPRSRNQVWEIVRGMVAEGATVLLTTQYLDEADQLADRIAVIDHGKVIAEGSSGELKASVGAGSLHVRLRAPEQRAEAERVLAGVLEVAAEPSADPAALSARISDPERVARSLAELSRSGIDVTEFALGQPSLDEVFLTLTGHAAEETPEEDAA; encoded by the coding sequence ATGGGAAAGCTCGCGATCGAGACGAGAGGGTTGAAGAAGAGCTTCGGCACGACCCACGCGGTCGCCGGTGTGGACCTGGCCGTGAGCGCCGGGGGCGTGTACGGCGTGCTCGGTCCGAACGGGGCGGGCAAGACCACCACGATCCGCATGCTGGCCACGCTCCTGCGCCCCGACGCCGGAGAGGCGCAAGTGCTCGGCTACGACGTCGTGCGTGACGCCCGGGCGGTGCGGAGCAGGGTGGGCCTTACCGGGCAGTTCGCGTCGGTCGACGAAGACCTCACCGGGGTGGAGAACCTGTTGCTGCTCGCCAGGCTGCTCGGCTACTCACGCCGCCGAGGCAGGGAGCGGGCGGCCGACCTGCTCGACGCGTTCGGTCTTGCCGAGGCGGCCGACCGGCAGGTGAAGAAGTACTCCGGCGGGATGCGCCGGCGTATCGACATCGCGGCGAGCCTGGTCGTCACCCCCGAACTGATCTTCCTCGACGAGCCCACGACCGGGCTCGACCCGCGCAGCAGGAACCAGGTCTGGGAGATCGTCAGGGGCATGGTCGCCGAGGGCGCCACCGTGCTGCTGACCACGCAGTACCTCGACGAGGCCGACCAGTTGGCCGACCGGATAGCGGTGATCGACCACGGGAAGGTGATCGCCGAGGGCTCGAGCGGTGAGCTCAAGGCATCGGTCGGCGCCGGCTCGCTGCACGTACGGCTACGTGCGCCCGAGCAGCGGGCCGAGGCCGAACGGGTCCTCGCCGGCGTCCTCGAGGTGGCGGCTGAGCCGTCCGCCGACCCGGCCGCGCTGTCCGCGCGGATCTCCGACCCCGAGCGGGTCGCCCGTTCCCTGGCCGAGCTGTCCCGCAGCGGCATCGACGTCACCGAGTTCGCGCTCGGTCAGCCGAGCCTGGACGAGGTGTTCCTCACCCTGACCGGACACGCCGCCGAGGAGACACCCGAGGAGGATGCCGCATGA
- a CDS encoding PadR family transcriptional regulator: protein MSATKLLVLGIVHLSGGAHGYQVRSELQSWGAESWAKIKPGSIYHALKKAAADGLLTEHAEPGNSGPERVLYRATARGRDEMVQLVRDGLRRTHDADMLNASIAMLPMLTRTDAIAQVNERVARLEAELVVQAEWREHPNRDTPEHVRDQAELWAGQARTELEWAKSLSKRLSEGAYTMADDPGSWRTVPDHLKMRA, encoded by the coding sequence ATGTCGGCGACGAAGCTCCTGGTACTCGGTATCGTGCACCTCTCCGGCGGCGCGCATGGCTACCAGGTGCGGTCCGAACTGCAGAGCTGGGGTGCGGAGAGTTGGGCCAAGATCAAGCCCGGCTCGATTTATCACGCGCTGAAGAAGGCGGCGGCTGATGGCCTCCTCACCGAACACGCCGAGCCGGGCAACTCCGGGCCGGAGCGCGTTCTGTACCGCGCGACAGCTCGGGGACGTGACGAGATGGTCCAGCTGGTCCGCGACGGTCTGCGGCGCACCCACGACGCGGACATGCTCAACGCGTCCATCGCCATGTTGCCCATGCTGACCAGGACAGATGCCATCGCGCAGGTTAACGAGCGGGTCGCGCGACTGGAAGCGGAGCTCGTAGTGCAGGCCGAGTGGCGGGAGCACCCCAATCGGGACACCCCCGAGCACGTCCGCGATCAGGCCGAACTGTGGGCGGGACAGGCACGCACCGAACTGGAGTGGGCGAAGAGCCTGAGCAAACGACTGTCTGAGGGCGCCTACACCATGGCCGATGATCCGGGTTCGTGGCGAACGGTCCCCGATCACCTCAAGATGCGCGCCTAA